A section of the Sceloporus undulatus isolate JIND9_A2432 ecotype Alabama chromosome 3, SceUnd_v1.1, whole genome shotgun sequence genome encodes:
- the NDUFC2 gene encoding NADH dehydrogenase [ubiquinone] 1 subunit C2, producing MDGFCPSRIQAERRNQRAAEPLSPRRGREGKGGGGVAGRTLPCPWARGTAAAAAAAAAAVCLGEAGLESAAMSFYLRLPDEARSLPPPPLLNHGSVWGAFMGWFGALFENAANRRPALAAGVHRQLLWASVGFYLGHYLVRRSSYVYARRDRELFEYIRHHPEDFKEIDKKTMAEVLEDFHPVR from the exons atGGATGGATTTTGCCCCAGTAGGATCCAAGCAGAGAGGAGGAACCAAAGGGCGGCGGAACCTTTGTCTCCGAGGcgcggaagggaagggaagggcggGGGCGGCGTTGCAGGACGGACCCTCCCTTGCCCTTGGGCCCGGGGcaccgctgctgctgccgctgccgctgctgccgccgtcTGTCTGGGGGAAGCTGGCCTCGAGTCTGCGGCCATGAGCTTCTACCTGCGCCTCCCGGACGAGGCCCGCTCGCTGCCGCCGCCTCCGCTGCTCAACCACGGCTCCGTCTGGGGGGCCTTCATGGGATGGTTCGGGGCCCTGTTCGAGAACGCCGCCAACAGGAGGCCCGCCCTGGCCGCAG GTGTCCATCGGCAACTCCTGTGGGCTTCTGTGGGCTTTTACCTTGGCCACTACCTTGTTAGACGGTCCAGTTACGTCTACGCAAGGAGGGACAGAGAGTTGTTTGAGTACATAAGGCACCACCCTGAAGACTTTAAGGAAATAG ATAAGAAAACCATGGCAGAAGTACTGGAGGACTTCCACCCAGTTCGCTGA